A window of Sediminispirochaeta bajacaliforniensis DSM 16054 contains these coding sequences:
- a CDS encoding metal ABC transporter solute-binding protein, Zn/Mn family encodes MRKFLLICFVVLMPFSLAAQNVVASTSWTAAFAMAAGADSVTFLAPAEMTHPAEYELMPSDIPKVAKADYFVYAGYEVMMDEINKTLSGDSSKGIQIVTQYDWETMEQSVMTIARRMGTIEKAKENLEALQALYEQAAQKAKESGLAGQKALVHRYQVPFAQTLGLEVVGSFGPQPLTLGQINQFKDSDATIILDNIHNPIAKPLQEILPKATCFTLINFPGTKGTKTINDVISYNLTVVTKK; translated from the coding sequence ATGCGTAAGTTTTTATTGATCTGTTTTGTCGTCCTGATGCCCTTCTCACTTGCGGCACAAAATGTCGTTGCCTCCACCAGCTGGACCGCCGCCTTTGCCATGGCAGCCGGCGCCGACTCAGTCACCTTCCTCGCTCCGGCGGAGATGACCCACCCTGCAGAATACGAGCTCATGCCTTCCGATATTCCGAAAGTGGCCAAGGCCGACTATTTTGTGTATGCAGGATATGAGGTAATGATGGACGAAATCAACAAAACCCTTTCGGGCGACAGCTCAAAGGGAATCCAAATCGTCACCCAGTACGATTGGGAGACCATGGAACAGTCGGTTATGACCATTGCCAGACGCATGGGAACCATAGAGAAGGCAAAGGAAAACCTTGAAGCATTACAAGCCTTGTACGAACAGGCGGCACAAAAAGCAAAGGAAAGCGGTCTTGCCGGGCAGAAGGCCCTTGTCCATCGCTACCAGGTGCCCTTTGCCCAAACCCTTGGGCTTGAGGTCGTCGGCAGCTTCGGCCCCCAACCCCTGACCCTCGGCCAGATCAATCAGTTCAAGGATTCCGATGCCACCATCATCCTGGACAACATTCATAACCCCATTGCAAAGCCCCTGCAGGAGATCCTCCCCAAAGCGACATGCTTCACACTCATCAATTTTCCTGGAACCAAGGGAACAAAAACCATCAACGATGTAATTTCATACAATCTTACGGTGGTGACAAAAAAATAG